CTCTAACTGGTCGATATCGCCACCGTCCATGAGTAGGGTAACGTTCCGTGTGACGATGTCGGCTAATCGATTCCAATGGTTCGGGCTATGACCCGCGTTGTGAGGGGTGATAACGACGTTCTCGATGCGCCAAAGGGGATGATCCTCTGGAAGCGGTTCGGGATCCGTGACATCGAGCGCGGCCCCATCGATTCGATTTCGTTGGACCGCAGAGACGAGCGCGTCGGTGTCGATTATCTTTCCTCGACCGACGTTGATCACCTTCGCATTCGGGGGCAGTGTCCGGAATTCGTCCTCGGAAATCAACCCCGTAGTCGTCTCGGAGAGGGGTGCCGCGATAACCAGATAGTCAGTTCGTGAGAGGGCATCGTGAAACGCTTCGGATTCGTATCCGATGACTTCGTCCGTTATCCCTCCTTTTTCCGGCGTATATCTGACGCCGATCGTATCGACTCCGAATCCGGAGAGTCGCTCGACGACGGCAGTGCCAATGGCACCGAGACCGACGATGGTTACGGTGCTCCCCTTCAGCTCCTCCGCCTGAAAATGGCGCCACTCGTGACGTTGTTGACGCTCCCATCCGGTCTTGAGTCGGCGCGAAAAGGTCAGCATATACCCAAGGACCTGCTCCGCGATATTTGGCGCATGGATTCCGGACGCGTTCGTCACGACGACGTCCATATCGGCGAGGGTGTCGAGGGGAAGGTGATTGTATCCTGCCGCGACGCCCGCGAACAGTCGGAGGTTTTCTGCATACCCTAACAAGGTCTCGTCGATACGCACGCTGGATACGACTTTTGCATCCCGTATGTATTCGCGCTCTTGTGATGGTGTGTTGGCGCATCGAACGCATCGGTTCGGGAGTTGGTCATCGAGGATGGCAGCATATTCGGCCGCCGGCAATCCATGTGTATCGCTGCGTAAGACGAGGACGTCAGTTCTATCGTCGTTCATTGTTATCCCGTCACTGGGTGAGCGTGTACCCTCCCGTGACTACATCTACGAATTCGACGAAATCATATCATCCTTTTCCAATCTGATGGATGGTTGAAAATTACGTCATGTGGGCGTAAAACGGGCAATCGAAGTACCTAGTATATCCATCGGTGGGATAGCACCCGATGATGATATTCGTTCCCGAATGGCTGAATTCAGGCGATCTGATCACCGAATTAATCAAGTGTATGGAGAGACGTCTAAGCATATGGTTTACAGGGCCGGAATTATCGGAACCGGTGGAATCGCTGGGCTGGGAATCCTCGGAATGCACGACGAAGCGGATATCGGTCGAAAGAAGTTCAAAGCCAGTCACGCGGGTGGCTATGAGGAGACCGAGGGAATCGAACTCGTTGCCATTGCGGATATCGACGAATCGAAACTCGAGCGATTC
The window above is part of the Haladaptatus caseinilyticus genome. Proteins encoded here:
- a CDS encoding D-2-hydroxyacid dehydrogenase gives rise to the protein MNDDRTDVLVLRSDTHGLPAAEYAAILDDQLPNRCVRCANTPSQEREYIRDAKVVSSVRIDETLLGYAENLRLFAGVAAGYNHLPLDTLADMDVVVTNASGIHAPNIAEQVLGYMLTFSRRLKTGWERQQRHEWRHFQAEELKGSTVTIVGLGAIGTAVVERLSGFGVDTIGVRYTPEKGGITDEVIGYESEAFHDALSRTDYLVIAAPLSETTTGLISEDEFRTLPPNAKVINVGRGKIIDTDALVSAVQRNRIDGAALDVTDPEPLPEDHPLWRIENVVITPHNAGHSPNHWNRLADIVTRNVTLLMDGGDIDQLENVVQS